From the Alteromonas sp. CI.11.F.A3 genome, the window TGCCTCGGTTATTCAATGCAGCAATAATCATAGTTTTGACAAAGCGAAAGCAGGCTACGTTAATCTTCTTCCCGTACAATTTAAAAATTCCAAGTCACCTGGTGACGACAAAAGTATGGTTCGCGCCCGAAGAGAGTTCCACGATCTAAATGGTTATGGCCCCTTAAAGCAGCGCATGACAGATATAGTGGCGCAGTATTACACCGATACCCGTAGTAGTGACAATGCTGATATCAATGCAAAGCCAGAACTTGCGATCTACGATGCAGGGTGTGGAGAAGGGAGTTACCTAAACGCCCTAGTAACAGGTTTAGAAGCCATTGGTATCCACACTAGCGGCAGCGGTAGTGATATCGCGAAAATTGCGGTGGAATTAGCGGCTAAGGCGTATAAATCGCAGCAGTTTGTTGTGGCCAGTAGCTTTGATTTGCCTATTGAGT encodes:
- a CDS encoding putative RNA methyltransferase; the protein is MWQCPLCRSPIDMSASVIQCSNNHSFDKAKAGYVNLLPVQFKNSKSPGDDKSMVRARREFHDLNGYGPLKQRMTDIVAQYYTDTRSSDNADINAKPELAIYDAGCGEGSYLNALVTGLEAIGIHTSGSGSDIAKIAVELAAKAYKSQQFVVASSFDLPIESNTQDVVIQVFAPGSSEEYVRVLKAGGFLLTVDPAPMHLFELKSLVYDNPAKHAVDKETRVGFEQSMDETVNYPLHFDNDEQKIALIKMTPYYWRLPPDRLAEIVEKLNQVTVDFRVQAWLKMPETA